From a region of the Sporosarcina ureilytica genome:
- a CDS encoding DMT family transporter, producing the protein MVNKSGSTGKAYLILIIGIIFLAFSAPWVKQSNFDPATSVILRCSIGALALLPFAIREAKKLGPLNKTGVILSLVAGLFLGIDFTAWNYSIYYVGSGIASILLNLQIIILPALAFLIDKERVPRSFFIIAPIMILGIVLSGGIIGGGGETGGPTTIHGMPIALLGTLEGSLSGICYGVYLYTSRKATKVNKGQFIQPMLLASISQLIAPAFVMLFLSHRGFDVTHGVMVNGVLPMNPETTLGDPITGMNWFWMIVLGVAGQAMAWTFVQYGSVRLNSTIVAGLLLLSPISTVAIISVVLFGEIPNFIQVIGIIIVLAAVAYQNGLLNKLRGVKSTGEP; encoded by the coding sequence ATGGTTAATAAAAGTGGGTCAACGGGTAAGGCATACTTGATCCTCATCATTGGTATCATTTTTCTCGCCTTTAGTGCCCCTTGGGTGAAACAATCGAACTTCGACCCAGCAACGTCTGTTATTCTTCGCTGTTCGATTGGGGCGCTAGCGCTACTTCCATTCGCCATTAGGGAGGCAAAGAAACTCGGTCCGCTCAATAAGACCGGAGTCATTCTTTCCCTTGTCGCAGGTCTGTTTCTCGGAATTGACTTTACGGCTTGGAACTATTCCATCTACTACGTCGGCTCGGGTATTGCCTCGATCCTGCTAAATCTTCAGATCATTATTTTACCTGCGCTTGCATTTCTAATCGACAAGGAAAGAGTTCCAAGAAGCTTCTTTATTATTGCGCCAATTATGATACTAGGTATCGTTTTGTCTGGTGGCATCATTGGCGGCGGTGGCGAAACAGGAGGACCAACCACCATACACGGGATGCCTATTGCCCTTCTTGGGACCCTTGAGGGTAGTTTATCCGGCATCTGCTACGGAGTTTACCTCTATACGAGCCGTAAAGCGACTAAGGTGAATAAGGGACAGTTTATCCAGCCAATGCTATTGGCGAGCATTTCTCAACTAATAGCGCCAGCGTTTGTCATGTTGTTTTTATCTCACCGCGGCTTCGATGTGACCCACGGTGTAATGGTTAACGGCGTGCTTCCAATGAATCCAGAAACCACTCTCGGTGATCCAATCACTGGCATGAACTGGTTTTGGATGATTGTTTTAGGTGTAGCGGGACAAGCTATGGCATGGACGTTTGTTCAGTATGGTTCCGTTCGATTGAACTCTACGATTGTTGCCGGACTCTTGTTGCTCAGTCCGATTTCTACCGTTGCAATCATTTCCGTCGTTCTCTTCGGTGAGATCCCGAACTTTATTCAGGTCATTGGTATTATTATTGTCCTTGCAGCAGTTGCCTACCAGAATGGACTCTTGAATAAGTTGAGAGGCGTAAAATCGACTGGCGAACCTTAA
- a CDS encoding nucleoid-associated protein, which produces MKNVLEVSESKLLQYIMHGIDETLILGDEVFTEPEVLMEAAFTQLAFSKVQFDQQYEFFHETDIDLHEVYTYAKKIFQEESNFLEQSQHIATHLHSVSTHPNIKSGDLFIGLFDNCVMGTETKKVLSIVKIDDKEIFLDVKSEQNTMTVSGIDGINVRKINNAAVIVDMGPDEEPAVFIRTRRKDDVVYWQERFLKIKVADEQYEKTDLAMQEVKKYILKDERFTNTEKLGLLNKTLDYFRNEEEFQVEAYIEKVFEAPDEVQRDVIVNSVKPYETIISESAIEKAEQKFKRKIKLDNNIEIVVNVRDIDQVDDLIQVGYDEATGRNFYKIYFEEEE; this is translated from the coding sequence GTGAAGAATGTGTTAGAAGTATCTGAGAGTAAATTATTGCAATATATTATGCATGGCATAGATGAGACGCTGATTTTAGGAGATGAAGTGTTCACTGAACCAGAAGTACTGATGGAGGCGGCTTTTACGCAACTAGCCTTTAGTAAAGTGCAGTTTGATCAGCAATATGAGTTTTTTCATGAAACAGATATTGATTTACATGAAGTCTATACATATGCGAAGAAGATTTTTCAGGAAGAAAGTAATTTCCTGGAGCAATCGCAGCATATCGCAACGCATTTGCATAGCGTATCTACCCATCCCAATATTAAAAGTGGGGATTTGTTTATTGGGTTATTTGATAACTGTGTAATGGGGACGGAGACGAAAAAAGTCCTTTCTATTGTGAAAATTGATGATAAAGAAATCTTTTTAGATGTAAAAAGTGAGCAAAATACAATGACTGTTAGCGGCATTGATGGCATTAATGTAAGGAAGATTAATAACGCGGCCGTCATTGTCGATATGGGACCAGATGAAGAGCCAGCTGTTTTTATTAGAACGAGAAGGAAAGATGATGTTGTTTATTGGCAAGAGCGTTTTTTAAAAATTAAAGTCGCGGATGAACAATATGAGAAAACGGATTTGGCGATGCAAGAAGTTAAAAAATATATTTTAAAAGACGAGCGTTTTACGAATACCGAAAAGCTTGGTCTGTTAAATAAAACGCTAGATTACTTTAGAAATGAAGAGGAATTTCAAGTCGAAGCCTACATTGAAAAGGTTTTTGAAGCGCCTGACGAAGTGCAAAGAGATGTGATTGTGAATTCGGTAAAACCTTATGAAACGATTATTTCCGAGAGTGCCATTGAGAAAGCGGAGCAAAAGTTCAAGCGAAAAATAAAGCTGGATAACAATATTGAAATTGTCGTTAACGTACGTGATATTGACCAAGTGGATGACCTGATTCAGGTTGGTTATGACGAAGCAACGGGGCGGAATTTTTATAAGATTTATTTTGAGGAAGAAGAATAA
- a CDS encoding alpha/beta fold hydrolase, with protein MLHYKTHVLSPSHDWVVFLHGLGGNSSIWYKQIKDFRKHFNLLFIDLKGHGGSVDYKPELLQYTSEGLAEDVVNVLDFLSIKKAHFAGISLGTVVLHSLHIHAPHRIKSMVLGGAIIRFTKAARVLLKIGDLVKNFVPYMWLYKLFARILMPKKHHEHSRNLFIREAKKLCQKEFIRWYQFAFKVPAIYPKMDPEKHSIPKLYIMGNQDYMFIGPVLEDTAKDKDATVHVINNCGHVCNIEKDKEFNEVAINFFSDRIKLNPKEVSLPKTAREYVMTT; from the coding sequence TTGCTACATTATAAAACGCATGTGTTAAGCCCATCTCATGATTGGGTTGTCTTTCTTCACGGTCTCGGCGGAAATTCAAGCATTTGGTACAAACAAATAAAAGATTTTAGAAAGCATTTTAATTTATTATTCATCGATTTAAAAGGTCATGGCGGTTCTGTTGATTATAAACCTGAGTTACTTCAGTACACATCAGAGGGATTGGCGGAAGATGTCGTCAACGTACTAGATTTTCTATCAATTAAAAAAGCCCATTTTGCTGGGATTAGTTTGGGCACCGTTGTTTTGCATAGCCTACACATCCACGCCCCGCATCGCATTAAAAGCATGGTTTTAGGCGGCGCAATTATTCGATTTACAAAGGCTGCCCGCGTACTCTTAAAAATAGGGGATCTCGTTAAAAACTTTGTTCCATATATGTGGTTATATAAACTGTTCGCTCGGATTCTTATGCCAAAGAAGCATCATGAACATTCTAGAAATCTGTTCATCCGGGAAGCGAAAAAACTTTGTCAAAAAGAGTTTATTCGTTGGTATCAATTTGCCTTTAAAGTGCCTGCGATTTACCCGAAAATGGACCCCGAAAAGCATTCCATCCCGAAGCTATATATTATGGGCAATCAAGATTATATGTTTATTGGGCCTGTTCTCGAAGACACAGCGAAGGACAAAGATGCGACTGTACATGTAATTAATAATTGTGGACATGTGTGTAATATCGAAAAGGATAAAGAGTTCAATGAGGTGGCCATTAACTTTTTTAGTGACCGAATCAAATTAAACCCGAAAGAAGTATCACTTCCCAAAACGGCAAGGGAATATGTGATGACTACTTAG
- a CDS encoding catalase — MSENTSSNHNKNRKQQQLDEFRVRNAGKPMTTNASRKISDDERILTAGKRGPGLMEDVHFFEKITSFVREEIPERKVHARGYGAHGEFECYKSMKQFTKAGFLQEAGKKTPLFVRFSTVQGSKGSKDTARDLRCLGIKFYTDEGNYDMTLISFPVLINQDAMKFLDVIHAYQPEPRTGMPQASGAHDTFWDYVANNPEALHMTLWVMSDWGLIRSYRMMPSFSVNTYLFVNEEGVATFVRFIWKPVLGSHSLLMDEAQKIGGIDPDFHRRDLREAINMGAYPEYELGVQMIPMEDEHKYDFDILDSTKFWPEELIPAEIVGKMTLNRNVDNEFAELEQAAFNPANIVPGIDFSNDPVLQGRLLAYRSAQYHRLGSKNYDQLPINRPLCPFHNNQRKGYMQYRIDVDETSYHRNSLTNNTPYTTPPKEGGYKHYPTKVEGHVTREVPEKFYDYFTQPRIFWNSLTSIEKQHMIEALSYQIGSCESESVRQQNVDLLVNVDKEMATIVADNVGVNRPTGDHVPVSTSYPSLSQASTPKYAYSLKVGVLVGDGFNGNEVTNTLNTLKKYGVFVVIVGATLGTVTGDDGTELKVDETFITTSPYLLDSIYVVGGSAKNMERFNSDIMNYINVAYKHYKPIGVGSNGHSYIHATDRNNLSGVVFAKDNPNFGEDFVAAIGHMRFWDRK; from the coding sequence ATGAGTGAGAATACTTCATCAAATCACAACAAAAATAGAAAACAACAACAACTAGACGAATTCCGTGTGAGAAATGCCGGGAAACCGATGACAACAAATGCTTCGAGAAAAATCTCAGATGACGAAAGAATTTTAACAGCTGGGAAACGTGGCCCTGGCCTGATGGAGGATGTTCATTTTTTTGAGAAAATAACTTCTTTTGTGCGTGAGGAAATCCCCGAGAGAAAAGTTCATGCTAGAGGGTATGGGGCTCATGGAGAATTCGAATGTTATAAGTCAATGAAACAATTTACGAAAGCCGGATTTTTACAAGAGGCTGGTAAAAAGACGCCATTATTTGTCAGATTTTCAACTGTACAAGGAAGCAAAGGATCAAAAGATACAGCAAGAGATTTGCGCTGTTTAGGGATTAAGTTTTATACAGATGAAGGAAACTACGATATGACGCTGATTTCGTTTCCTGTTCTGATTAACCAGGATGCAATGAAATTCCTTGATGTCATACATGCGTATCAGCCGGAACCGCGTACAGGTATGCCGCAAGCTTCCGGCGCCCATGATACATTTTGGGATTATGTGGCAAATAACCCGGAAGCACTTCATATGACATTATGGGTGATGTCAGATTGGGGTCTTATTAGAAGTTATCGAATGATGCCGTCGTTTTCAGTTAATACGTACCTATTTGTAAATGAAGAAGGTGTCGCAACTTTTGTCAGATTTATATGGAAACCTGTTCTTGGGTCGCACTCTTTGCTGATGGATGAAGCGCAAAAAATTGGCGGTATTGATCCAGACTTCCATAGGCGAGACCTTAGAGAAGCGATTAATATGGGCGCTTACCCTGAATATGAATTAGGCGTTCAAATGATTCCAATGGAAGATGAACATAAATACGATTTTGATATTCTAGATTCCACAAAATTTTGGCCGGAAGAGCTAATCCCTGCCGAGATTGTCGGCAAAATGACGTTAAATCGAAATGTGGACAATGAATTCGCGGAGCTTGAGCAAGCTGCATTCAACCCGGCAAATATTGTTCCCGGCATTGATTTTTCCAACGACCCTGTTTTACAAGGTAGGTTACTTGCCTACCGATCGGCACAATACCACCGTTTAGGCAGTAAAAACTATGACCAGTTACCGATTAACCGTCCACTCTGTCCATTCCACAATAATCAGAGAAAAGGGTATATGCAGTACCGTATCGATGTTGACGAAACGAGTTATCATAGAAACTCACTGACAAACAATACGCCTTACACAACGCCGCCTAAAGAAGGAGGATATAAGCATTATCCTACAAAAGTGGAGGGGCATGTTACGCGCGAGGTACCTGAAAAATTTTATGATTACTTTACACAGCCAAGAATTTTCTGGAATAGTTTAACATCTATCGAGAAACAGCATATGATTGAAGCGCTTAGCTATCAGATTGGAAGTTGTGAGAGTGAGTCAGTCCGACAGCAAAACGTTGATCTATTAGTAAATGTAGATAAAGAAATGGCTACCATCGTAGCAGATAACGTTGGGGTTAATCGTCCAACTGGAGATCACGTCCCTGTGTCGACCAGCTATCCTTCTCTTAGCCAGGCAAGTACCCCAAAGTATGCCTACTCATTAAAAGTAGGGGTCCTCGTTGGGGATGGTTTTAATGGAAACGAAGTAACCAATACGCTTAACACCCTTAAGAAATATGGTGTGTTTGTTGTCATCGTTGGTGCCACGCTTGGTACCGTCACAGGTGATGATGGTACAGAACTAAAAGTTGATGAAACATTCATCACAACAAGCCCTTATCTACTTGACTCCATCTATGTTGTTGGTGGAAGCGCTAAAAATATGGAAAGATTCAACTCCGACATTATGAATTATATAAATGTAGCTTATAAGCACTACAAACCTATCGGCGTCGGCTCAAATGGTCATTCTTATATTCATGCCACAGATCGAAATAATTTATCTGGGGTCGTTTTTGCCAAAGATAATCCGAACTTTGGTGAAGACTTTGTCGCTGCGATTGGTCATATGCGTTTTTGGGATAGAAAATAA
- a CDS encoding phosphomevalonate kinase, producing MTVSSYRIKAPGKMMIAGEYAVLEPRQLAVVGAITRYVTVKIEEGTKNALSIPAFGLKEITWGDEPECLLSTKDPRLRFIQNALVVATRFLREKNVPIQKCSITTLSELDDKNSGVKYGLGSSAAITVAVVTAMIKFHLSDEDDVSQDTIFKLAVIAHFLTQQNGSGADIAAAVYGGLLAYCTFNGDWLTEKLENDEPFATLVEQHWPDLMIERLNPSEAFSMSVGWTKKSAATGPMVNKVQAFQLESPLMYARFLEESHAAVTRFIQGIKTNHQQDVLAAIRENRLLLKRLGEDAGVPIETAELTNLCQIAEKFGSGKPSGAGGGDCGIAFLNDPEQKHNLIEAWQAAGIEPLDLEISNSGVTFIEYDCKPTLDQYLQIQHQQ from the coding sequence ATGACTGTTTCAAGTTACCGGATAAAAGCTCCAGGTAAAATGATGATTGCCGGAGAATATGCAGTATTAGAACCTAGACAACTAGCGGTTGTGGGTGCCATTACCCGTTATGTGACTGTCAAGATTGAGGAAGGGACGAAAAACGCCCTCTCCATACCAGCGTTTGGACTAAAAGAGATTACATGGGGTGATGAACCTGAATGTCTACTCAGCACGAAGGATCCTCGACTTCGCTTCATTCAAAACGCGTTAGTTGTTGCGACTCGTTTTCTACGTGAAAAAAATGTGCCCATTCAGAAGTGCTCGATAACCACCTTAAGTGAGCTTGATGATAAAAATTCAGGAGTAAAATATGGGCTTGGTTCAAGTGCAGCAATTACTGTAGCCGTTGTGACCGCAATGATAAAATTCCATCTTAGCGATGAGGACGATGTATCGCAGGATACGATTTTCAAATTAGCTGTGATTGCCCATTTCTTAACACAACAAAATGGTTCGGGGGCAGATATTGCCGCGGCCGTTTATGGCGGACTCCTCGCCTATTGTACTTTCAATGGCGATTGGTTAACAGAGAAATTGGAAAATGACGAGCCATTCGCAACATTAGTCGAGCAGCATTGGCCGGATCTTATGATTGAGCGGCTGAATCCTTCCGAAGCGTTTTCCATGTCTGTTGGCTGGACGAAAAAGTCAGCCGCAACCGGGCCAATGGTCAATAAAGTCCAAGCCTTTCAACTGGAAAGTCCGCTTATGTACGCGCGCTTTTTAGAGGAAAGCCATGCTGCTGTCACCCGTTTCATTCAGGGAATCAAAACAAATCATCAACAAGACGTGTTAGCAGCTATAAGAGAAAACCGTCTATTGCTGAAACGTCTCGGTGAGGATGCAGGTGTGCCAATTGAAACAGCGGAACTCACTAATTTATGTCAGATTGCTGAAAAGTTCGGGAGCGGAAAACCGTCCGGAGCAGGTGGCGGGGATTGTGGCATCGCTTTTTTAAATGACCCGGAGCAGAAGCACAACTTAATCGAGGCTTGGCAGGCCGCAGGGATTGAACCGCTTGATTTGGAAATTTCAAATTCGGGTGTCACCTTCATTGAATATGATTGCAAACCAACTTTAGATCAATACTTACAAATCCAGCATCAACAATAG
- a CDS encoding rhodanese-like domain-containing protein, which yields MKEISTKEVLQKLNDGEKLNMVDVREEEEVALGMVPGAQHIPLGEIPARLDELDKDTQYVMICRSGGRSGNACNFLSEQGYDVMNMTGGMLDWEGEVEK from the coding sequence GTGAAGGAAATTTCTACGAAAGAAGTATTGCAAAAATTAAATGACGGTGAAAAATTGAACATGGTTGACGTGCGAGAAGAGGAAGAAGTTGCACTCGGAATGGTGCCTGGCGCTCAGCATATTCCACTAGGTGAAATCCCTGCTCGATTAGATGAGTTAGATAAGGATACGCAATACGTGATGATTTGTCGTTCTGGCGGCAGAAGCGGAAATGCATGTAACTTTTTGAGTGAACAAGGTTACGATGTGATGAATATGACTGGCGGTATGTTGGACTGGGAAGGCGAAGTAGAGAAATAA
- a CDS encoding SLAP domain-containing protein, whose product MQTLFFQPAWDKTIAPADREKITHLFQSLHLNDGIQFSFLWEAMNHKSERLVTVLIHNVEDTPLRLANMAISYLKDKQMMTGTFTLPLQVPERTSMPWTFIFSSDNQTDQLPAYTIVYNKYP is encoded by the coding sequence ATGCAAACATTATTTTTTCAACCTGCTTGGGATAAAACAATTGCACCCGCTGATAGAGAAAAAATTACCCATCTTTTTCAATCGCTACACCTCAATGATGGCATCCAATTTTCATTTCTTTGGGAAGCAATGAATCACAAAAGTGAGCGATTGGTAACAGTGCTCATTCACAATGTTGAAGACACGCCCCTCAGGTTAGCAAACATGGCCATTAGCTATTTAAAAGACAAACAAATGATGACTGGTACGTTTACGCTCCCCTTACAAGTCCCTGAAAGAACCTCCATGCCATGGACATTCATCTTTTCATCAGACAATCAAACAGACCAACTTCCAGCGTACACCATCGTTTACAATAAATACCCCTAA
- the mvk gene encoding mevalonate kinase, which translates to MWLEDFLASKRNTSGFSHSKIILTGEHAVVYGNPAIALPFPLKVEAVIEEVTSGIIVESTFYTGPLEQIPTKLEGIRACIQQVLIALKRPCDKLKITIHSQIPIGKGLGSSAAIAVAIVRGLFSFFETKLDDKTLSAFVHTAEVYAHGSPSGIDMATAMSDTPIWFQNGDIVRLEVTSPLHFVIADSGRIGNTQKSVSRVRALYSNDEVLKADSLRRMKVIAFAAKSAMAKGDIQKLGKLLNENHSELIQIGVSEDGLNHLVNTARSAGALGAKLTGGGDGGCMLALTDSKEKMEEISSTLTSAGAQQTWCFTIEP; encoded by the coding sequence TTGTGGTTGGAAGATTTTTTAGCATCAAAAAGAAATACTAGTGGTTTCTCACATAGTAAAATCATTTTGACGGGAGAACATGCAGTTGTTTATGGGAATCCCGCCATTGCGTTGCCATTTCCACTCAAAGTGGAGGCGGTCATTGAAGAGGTCACAAGTGGCATCATCGTAGAATCTACGTTTTATACCGGACCGTTGGAACAGATTCCTACAAAATTAGAAGGAATCCGCGCCTGTATCCAACAAGTTTTAATCGCTTTAAAACGCCCTTGTGACAAATTAAAGATTACGATTCACTCCCAAATTCCAATTGGGAAAGGGCTTGGATCTAGTGCGGCGATTGCTGTCGCCATTGTCAGAGGATTATTTTCCTTTTTCGAAACGAAGTTAGATGACAAGACGCTGTCCGCCTTTGTACATACTGCTGAGGTGTATGCCCACGGGAGTCCAAGTGGTATCGATATGGCTACCGCGATGAGCGATACACCCATTTGGTTTCAAAACGGAGACATTGTTCGTCTAGAAGTCACTTCCCCCCTCCATTTTGTAATTGCTGATTCAGGAAGGATTGGGAATACGCAAAAATCAGTGAGTCGGGTAAGAGCGCTATACAGTAATGATGAGGTTTTAAAGGCAGACTCATTGAGAAGAATGAAAGTAATTGCTTTTGCCGCTAAATCTGCCATGGCTAAAGGGGATATACAGAAACTCGGCAAACTTCTTAACGAAAATCATTCTGAATTGATTCAAATAGGCGTGAGTGAGGATGGGCTGAATCACCTGGTCAATACTGCGAGATCAGCGGGAGCACTTGGAGCCAAATTAACAGGTGGCGGTGATGGCGGTTGTATGCTTGCTTTGACGGATTCAAAGGAGAAAATGGAAGAAATTTCAAGTACATTAACTTCTGCAGGGGCGCAACAAACATGGTGCTTTACAATTGAACCTTAA
- a CDS encoding tripartite tricarboxylate transporter permease — protein sequence MDVTLLLQMVGIAMLAAIIYTIIGVAPGTDETATIAPVILVLVLSGLEPILVLTFFMSAIVSSKLTDSIPVALAGIPGGVMATPQVEHALILKKHGLTDVTIRKMASGSVIGTLVSVPVSLLFAHALVPFADVIKEYGSSLFFAGAIILALISKNRWVALVSILPFALLIEGLRHLYWDTGVVPAGTNVFISFFLGITIGPVIVTLFELLNKEKRDRLERFGKKDIYFKQEKEDGIKANPFTILTKKEIGFSSLSSAIGSIAFILSPVGLTTFLGEVFTSRIKDPVKKASLAIASMDALANATYISGVLIPLIALGIPLSPTAMGPGNPLFNAPPVFTIDHNLHHILSNGDFISATLVGAIVALAITYFLTIKYSRQICIFVFKRIPHEAMLGLFFSLVLLLAFMDGGWMNVAGVFLVGFVAGTLHRTGVNYGVQFMTLYSAPWIISLLANL from the coding sequence ATGGATGTAACCTTACTTTTACAAATGGTTGGTATCGCAATGCTCGCGGCGATTATTTATACGATTATTGGCGTTGCGCCTGGAACGGATGAGACGGCAACCATTGCCCCAGTCATATTGGTCCTGGTATTATCCGGACTAGAGCCTATCCTTGTCCTTACTTTCTTTATGTCTGCCATCGTTTCTAGTAAATTGACAGATTCCATTCCTGTCGCTCTAGCTGGAATTCCCGGGGGCGTCATGGCGACCCCGCAAGTAGAGCATGCACTTATTTTAAAAAAGCATGGTCTGACGGACGTAACGATTCGAAAAATGGCTTCGGGTTCTGTCATTGGGACACTCGTTTCTGTGCCTGTGAGTTTATTATTTGCTCATGCACTCGTCCCGTTCGCTGATGTCATTAAGGAATACGGGAGCTCTTTGTTTTTTGCCGGTGCGATTATCCTAGCACTCATAAGTAAAAATCGCTGGGTAGCACTTGTATCGATTCTCCCCTTCGCACTCTTAATCGAAGGGTTGCGCCATCTCTATTGGGATACTGGCGTAGTACCAGCGGGAACGAATGTATTTATTTCTTTCTTCCTCGGGATTACAATTGGTCCAGTGATTGTCACGTTGTTTGAATTGTTGAACAAGGAAAAAAGAGATCGATTAGAACGATTTGGGAAAAAAGACATTTATTTTAAACAGGAGAAGGAAGATGGGATAAAGGCAAATCCATTTACCATTTTGACGAAAAAAGAAATTGGATTCAGTTCTCTATCCTCAGCGATTGGCTCCATTGCGTTTATTCTAAGCCCTGTCGGTTTAACGACATTTCTCGGTGAAGTGTTTACGAGTAGAATAAAAGATCCGGTAAAGAAAGCGTCTCTTGCCATTGCCTCAATGGATGCATTGGCGAATGCCACTTATATTTCTGGTGTATTGATCCCACTCATTGCGCTTGGCATTCCATTGTCTCCGACAGCAATGGGCCCTGGAAATCCTTTATTTAACGCACCACCCGTTTTCACCATCGATCATAATCTCCACCATATTCTTTCAAATGGTGACTTTATTTCGGCTACTTTAGTTGGTGCAATTGTTGCCCTAGCCATTACTTATTTCCTTACGATCAAATATTCAAGACAAATTTGTATTTTTGTTTTTAAACGGATTCCACACGAAGCGATGCTCGGTTTATTCTTTAGCTTAGTCCTCCTTCTCGCCTTTATGGATGGCGGTTGGATGAATGTGGCCGGTGTCTTTCTTGTTGGATTTGTTGCGGGAACGCTACATCGTACAGGGGTCAATTACGGGGTACAATTTATGACACTTTATTCTGCACCGTGGATTATTTCACTGCTTGCAAATCTTTAA
- the mvaD gene encoding diphosphomevalonate decarboxylase, translating into MPEHRKFEQVTAKAHANIALIKYWGKRDEELFLPMNSSLSITLDKFYTETSVQFCGKLKKDVFIFNNNIADEAETTKVSNYLNQIRKMAGVERYAMVQSVNHVPTAAGFASSASGYAALASAAVRAIGLDIDQKKLTQVARIGSGSACRSIYGGFVEWTKGNLEDGSDCYAKQLENEDYWDLSILAIQLSAEEKSLSSRAGMKLTVDTSPYYEIWVKEAQKDLGTLKDALHHKDFEQLGQVTESNALKMHATTLGANPPHWYWEAGTISVMNQVRKLRDSGIPAYFTMDAGPNVFVLCQKKDQEVVEQTLLTLKEVQKIYVCQPGPGVSYLAK; encoded by the coding sequence ATGCCTGAACATAGAAAGTTTGAACAGGTGACTGCTAAGGCGCATGCGAACATTGCCTTAATTAAATATTGGGGGAAACGGGATGAAGAATTATTTCTACCGATGAATTCCAGTCTTTCGATCACACTAGACAAATTTTACACAGAAACTTCTGTACAGTTTTGCGGGAAATTAAAAAAAGATGTTTTTATCTTTAACAACAATATTGCGGATGAAGCCGAAACGACTAAGGTTTCTAATTACTTAAACCAAATACGAAAAATGGCAGGAGTGGAGCGGTATGCAATGGTCCAGTCAGTTAACCATGTGCCTACCGCCGCTGGGTTTGCTTCCTCGGCTTCTGGATATGCAGCACTTGCATCCGCTGCTGTACGAGCAATTGGTTTAGATATCGATCAGAAGAAACTGACGCAAGTGGCACGAATTGGATCGGGGTCTGCCTGCCGTTCTATTTATGGCGGTTTTGTTGAATGGACAAAAGGAAATTTAGAGGATGGTTCTGATTGTTACGCCAAACAACTTGAAAACGAAGACTATTGGGATTTAAGCATTCTTGCCATCCAATTATCTGCCGAGGAAAAGTCCCTTTCAAGCCGTGCGGGAATGAAACTTACTGTTGACACATCTCCTTATTATGAGATTTGGGTGAAAGAAGCTCAGAAGGATCTTGGGACATTAAAAGATGCGCTTCATCATAAGGACTTTGAACAGCTTGGTCAAGTGACTGAATCCAATGCGCTAAAAATGCATGCGACTACCTTGGGTGCAAATCCGCCTCATTGGTATTGGGAAGCAGGCACCATCTCCGTCATGAATCAAGTAAGAAAACTGAGGGATTCTGGGATTCCGGCATATTTTACAATGGATGCAGGACCAAATGTATTTGTTTTATGTCAGAAAAAAGATCAAGAAGTCGTTGAGCAAACGCTTCTTACCCTTAAAGAAGTTCAAAAAATATATGTTTGCCAGCCTGGCCCTGGGGTATCCTACTTAGCAAAATAA